The following coding sequences lie in one Chionomys nivalis chromosome 8, mChiNiv1.1, whole genome shotgun sequence genomic window:
- the Apobr gene encoding apolipoprotein B receptor has translation MDFLRLHLPGLHQALRGALDSFSAFVSYLIGDTVPTVERERQAAEELGEVAAGKPGKFIQEEAQEALEGFRSDQSQRVGAPREVIRCQAGSLAGEQAWGWRADSSPRPRAEKQDTGSRKAAEGARGQEPNAPLKPEAGPGTQRDRNSKRAQEIWEHGEQEVNSGEPLRTCEQKEEEEEVVRGAEPGMARGVELSQPAWHREPEGNAGPDRQNVTEDSKETDWMAKEAVTETKGFEAKGADKEEERIVLVRDGQSAGAQGAQHPGAESEAMLDRKAWRVSGREDADDLGIREADYGLDSEDSIPEATGRVWVLEEACQGEQPGEIDEKREAEARHQPQTLETERTEEMTEGQIVGKETVGDQEMQGSFEGEERQDLAPADRRVSLEEEMQAEEFPEEERGYGTTEAVLALDKEAKCEPDLEDSPEARPEELFMAEESEATQMRLEVLRVKVTEGQDPELLRGSQTLTEHLEEGQQGQEETRRAPDLSPEGALSLEDCLRPVGFADPELEAQENQRRDVDNRNTQDVKADAEEEEDDDDEEIATGQAVEVEVERGQESQQPEIPGWGAEAEAELTSIAVDQELEGSQGAEAATGQSVGEFKPMESKTSEGEAAVPWETNRMCRKRSLEEVALSLQDSDMQTSSSEAEISMGIRTVGAEEGPEWEAGVSQEREFGRAPHSKGRGETGGGMELEEATEIQSGQEVASENSVEEKAPSYDIQEIGGTGEREQADMGTSGMAEGMTGIDGVTLGSQAEKAEGSITIMETEGRLGDQMPLEEEAGRGLSREWEAHNSERETQKLHDVEDAEREAQRTEVQENDPEPSDQERHQTHQIPTITVPGFSESGGATASAPEDAHSWNEALLPGTLLDVSVPRSRVLLSRSSSRRRSRPSLRRISAPEPQYDPPSPQPQEELFQPEETSELSATRPVDTPVPARRKMLGPGFGFAHPGMMQELQARLSRPKPQ, from the exons ATGGATTTTCTCCGGCTTCACCTCCCTGGGCTACATCAGGCCTTGAGGGGAGCACTG GATTCCTTCAGCGCTTTTGTGTCCTACCTCATAGGAGATACAGTTCCCACggtggagagggagaggcaggcagctgAAGAACTGGGGGAAGTGGCTGCAGGGAAGCCGGGGAAGTTTATACAGGAGGAAGCCCAGGAGGCGCTGGAGGGATTTAGAAGTGACCAGAGTCAGAGGGTGGGAGCACCTAGAGAGGTCATCAGATGCCAAGCAGGAAGTTTAGCTGGTGAACAGGCATGGGGGTGGAGAGCAGACAGCTCCCCAAGGCCCCGAGCAGAAAAGCAGGACACTGGGTCCAGGAAGGCAGCTGAGGGTGCCAGGGGCCAGGAGCCAAATGCTCCGCTGAAACCTGAGGCAGGGCCTGGGACTCAGAGAGACAGGAACAGTAAGAGAGCCCAGGAGATCTGGGAGCACGGTGAGCAGGAAGTGAACAGTGGGGAGCCGCTGAGAACCTGtgaacagaaggaagaagaggaggaggtggtcaGAGGAGCAGAGCCCGGAATGGCCAGGGGTGTGGAGTTGTCACAACCAGCCTGGCACAGGGAACCTGAGGGGAATGCTGGTCCTGACAGGCAGAACGTAACAGAGGATAGCAAAGAGACAGACTGGATGGCCAAGGAGGCAGTCACAGAAACTAAGGGGTTTGAGGCCAAAGGGGCtgacaaggaagaagagaggatagTCCTGGTGAGGGATGGCCAAAGTGCAGGGGCACAGGGAGCACAACACCCAGGGGCAGAATCTGAGGCCATGCTGGATAGAAAGGCCTGGAGAGTCTCAGGCAGGGAGGACGCTGATGACTTAGGCATTAGGGAAGCAGACTATGGGTTAGACTCAGAAGACAGCATTCCAGAAGCTACTGGGAGAGTCTGGGTCCTAGAAGAGGCTTGCCAGGGAGAGCAGCCAGGTGAGATAGATGAGAAGAGAGAGGCTGAAGCTAGACATCAGCCCCAGACCCTGGAGACCgagaggactgaagagatgaccgAAGGCCAGATAGTAGGGAAGGAGACTGTGGGAGACCAGGAGATGCAGGGCAGCTTTGAGGGCGAGGAAAGACAAGACTTGGCCCCTGCTGATAGGAGGGTGAGTCTGGAAGAGGAGATGCAGGCAGAAGAGTTCCCCGAGGAGGAAAGGGGCTATGGGACCACAGAGGCTGTGCTAGCCCTGGACAAGGAGGCTAAATGTGAGCCTGACTTGGAAGATTCTCCAGAAGCCAGGCCTGAAGAGTTGTTTATGGCAGAGGAGAGTGAGGCCACTCAGATGAGACTAGAGGTATTGAGAGTAAAGGTTACGGAAGGACAGGACCCTGAGCTGCTGAGAGGTTCCCAGACCTTGACTGAACACCTTGAGGAAGGACAGCAGGGTCAGGAAGAGACCAGGAGAGCTCCAGACCTGAGCCCAGAGGGGGCGCTGAGCTTGGAGGACTGTCTCAGGCCTGTGGGATTTGCAGATCCTGAGTTAGAAGCTCAGGAAAACCAGAGAAGGGATGTGGACAATAGAAATACCCAGGATGTAAAAGCAGatgctgaagaagaagaagatgatgatgatgaagagatTGCAACAGGACAGGCAGTGGAGGTTGAGGTTGAAAGAGGTCAGGAGTCCCAACAGCCAGAGATTCcagggtggggagcagaggcagaggcagaactgaCCTCCATAGCAGTAGACCAGGAGCTGGAGGGAAGCCAAGGAGCAGAGGCAGCGACAGGCCAGTCAGTGGGAGAATTCAAGCCCATGGAAAGCAAGACTAGTGAGGGGGAGGCTGCAGTGCCTTGGGAGACAAACAGAATGTGTAGGAAGAGGAGCCTGGAGGAGGTGGCCCTGAGCCTGCAGGACAGTGATATGCAGACCAGTTCTTCAGAGGCTGAGATTAGCATGGGTATCAGGACTGTGGGAGCTGAGGAAGGGCCGGAATGGGAAGCTGGGGTGAGTCAAGAGAGGGAATTTGGGAGAGCCCCGCATTCCAAGGGCAGAGGAGAGACCGGGGGAGGCATGGAGCTGGAAGAGGCTACAGAGATACAAAGTGGGCAGGAAGTTGCCTCGGAGAACTCAGTAGAGGAGAAGGCACCTAGTTATGATATCCAAGAAAttggtgggactggagagagagagcaggcagataTGGGGACATCTGGAATGGCAGAAGGAATGACAGGAATAGATGGCGTGACTTTAGGCTCCCAGGCAGAGAAAGCTGAGGGGTCTATAACCATCATGGAGACTGAGGGGCGCCTAGGAGATCAGATGCCCTTGGAAGAAGAAGCTGGGAGAGGGCTATCAAGAGAGTGGGAGGCCCACAACTCTGAGAGAGAGACACAAAAGCTGCATGATGTGGAGGATGCCGAGAGAGAAGCACAGAGGACAGAGGTCCAGGAGAATGATCCAGAACCCTCAGACCAAGAGAGGCACCAGACACATCAAATCCCCACAATAACTGTGCCTGGCTTCTCTGAATCGGGTGGGGCCACAGCAAGTGCCCCAGAGGATGCTCACAGCTGGAATGAG GCCCTGCTCCCTGGAACCCTCCTGGACGTCTCTGTCCCACGGAGCCGTGTGCTTCTCTCCCGAAGTTCCTCACGGCGGCGCTCAAGGCCCTCGCTGCGCAGAATTTCCGCTCCTGAGCCGCAGTATGACCCTCCCAGTCCCCAACCCCAGGAGGAGCTGTTTCAGCCAGAGGAAACTTCAGAACTAAGTGCCACAAGGCCTGTAGACACCCCAGTGCCAGCCAGGAGAAAAATGCTGGGACCTGG GTTCGGCTTTGCCCATCCTGGCATGATGCAGGAGCTGCAAGCCCGACTGAGCCGGCCAAAGCCACAGTGA
- the Il27 gene encoding interleukin-27 subunit alpha yields the protein MGQVTGGLGWRLSLLLLPLLLVQAGAWGFPTGPLSLQELRREFTASLHLARKLLSEVQSYVHSFAESRLPGVNLDLLPLGHHLPNVSLTFQAWRHLSDPERLCFLSTTLRPFLALLGALESQVTWTSSERVQLWAMRLDLRDLHRHFRFQVLAAGFNCSGEEEDKEEEEEGKELLLGALDGPNQVSFQVSWPQLLYTYQLLHSLELVLSRAVRDLLLLTIPQHPGPAWDS from the exons ATGGGCCAGGTGACCGGAGGCCTTGGCTGGC gGCTCAGCCTGCTGCTGCTACCCTTGCTTCTGGTGCAAGCTGGTGCCTGGGGGTTCCCAACAGGCCCCCTGAGCCTGCAGGAGCTGCGCAGGGAATTCACAGCCAGCCTGCACCTTGCCAGGAAGCTGCTCTCTGAGGTTCAGAGCTATGTCCACAGCTTT GCTGAATCTCGGTTGCCAGGAGTGAACCTGGACCTCCTGCCCCTGGGACATCATCTCCCCAATGTTTCCCTGACCTTCCAGGCATGGCGTCACCTCTCT GACCCAGAAAGGCTCTGCTTCCTCTCCACCACACTCAGGCCCTTCCTTGCCCTGCTGGGAGCACTGGAGAGCCAGGTGACCTGGaccagctcagagagggtgcagCTGTGGGCCATGAGGCTGGATCTCCGGGACCTGCACAGGCACTTCCGCTTCCAG GTGCTGGCTGCAGGCTTTAACTgctctggggaggaggaagacaaagaggaagaggaagaagggaaggagctgCTCCTAGGGGCTCTGGATGGCCCCAACCAGGTGTCATTCCAAGTGTCCTGGCCCCAGCTGCTCTATACCTACCAGCTCCTACACTCCCTGGAGCTTGTCCTCTCTCGGGCTGTTCGGGACCTGCTGCTGTTGACCATACCCCAGCACCCAGGCCCGGCTTGGGATTCCTAA